One window of Watersipora subatra chromosome 3, tzWatSuba1.1, whole genome shotgun sequence genomic DNA carries:
- the LOC137390697 gene encoding LOW QUALITY PROTEIN: atrial natriuretic peptide receptor 1-like (The sequence of the model RefSeq protein was modified relative to this genomic sequence to represent the inferred CDS: substituted 1 base at 1 genomic stop codon), translating into MRKTGLLKFDERGDRETEYSVKHFQDGRWEEVVTIESDNNQSYRFYNSLKWPGSDTWPTDDPPCGYDGKQCSNVYAAVIPVAAVLVISSACVGCYLYYKHKKNEEEIFKKSWVVDKSAIKLMKQTGGPQTPINEKAGPHHRKRLTRMATRFSNTITLGSTWSFDQNQLHVHDIAQYNSEIVVVKRLNRQFKMDRETLQDLQTLYTIKDSHINSFIGATVDPNPVLLMSYCEKGSLSDILEDDDIKLDAMFILSFLSDIARGMHYLHRSSIGSHGNLKSTNCLVDSRWVVKITDLGLVCQGGKIIDTYIFFXGLLWTAPELLRMHRAKAKGTQEGDIYSFAIIVQEIITRNKPFHNNVGYNGNSYKDIIEMVEAGASNGHICRPLVFKDAKDAYPNCPVWPNKYSKLEELMRTCWDEDADVRLSFIVIKRKLKIINDGRKTMLVDHMIKLMEKYTDNLEELVVERTDELEQEKLKTETLLNSMLPRQVANKLKIGLSVPPESFDAVSIFFSDIVGFTTIASNSQPLQIVAMLNKLYTLFDEIIGSYEVYKVETIGDAYMVCSGLPDRIDYHATEIACMALDFLEAVNGFVIDHLPETQLKLRVGLHTGPCVAGVVGTAMPRYCLFGDTVNMASRMESTSEALKIQCSSAMHAELLRQEQKFTIQKRGEIDVKGKGKQVTYWLLGTVGGHKRRKDLHIPNSDSAPSSSTVVQVDDIEPDDSISNAPRRGSDMSGYTDGNAYVLLDLPDMTKNGLLHPEPNRPHMSDSIRSLGDVTVDRRSSNGSARQDVSSASPSLDIDFNSNEKVKKSERKARTSSETDQKRHKPSRKSSFQHAKTALMQRTERIRKKSIGKVQPLQDSLVEMSMQDDSTDDYYVSGNGSGVAAFLKTGRPSSPSNKRHSMGVILDTFPLPHTDRARFSPQSDSGKRSRNKNQNGKVNVAFSLEVPDIRIKDYVESDEESSI; encoded by the exons ATGA GAAAGACTGGATTGCTCAAGTTTGATGAGAGGGGGGATCGAGAGACGGAGTACTCGGTGAAGCATTTTCAGGATGGCCGCTGGGAAGAAGTGGTCACGATAGAGTCAGACAACAACCAGTCTTACAGATTCTACAATTCACTCAAATGGCCAGGTTCTGACACTTGGCCGACAGATGACCCACCTTGTGGCTACGATGGCAAACAATGCTCAA ATGTCTATGCTGCCGTTATACCAGTCGCTGCAGTGTTGGTTATTTCGTCTGCCTGTGTTGGCTGCTACCTTTACTACAAGCACAAGAAAAATGAagaagaaatatttaaaaagtcaTGGGTGGTTGACAAGTCAGCCATAAAACTCATGAAGCAAACGGGAGGTCCTCAGACTCCAATCAATGAAAAGGCAGGACCACATCATAGAAAACGTCTCACACGGATG GCAACAAGGTTTTCCAACACTATTACACTTGGCTCCACTTGGAGTTTTGACCAAAACCAGCTTCACGTACATGACATCGCTCAGTACAACTCAGAGATAGTTGTCGTAAAACGCCTTAATCGACAGTTCAAGATGGACCGAGAGACTCTGCAAGACCTGCAGAcg CTTTACACAATCAAAGATTCGCATATCAATAGTTTTATTGGTGCCACGGTTGATCCCAACCCTGTACTTCTTATGAGCTACTGTGAGAAGGGAAGCCTGAGCGATATCCTTGAAGATGATGACATCAAACTGGATGCCATGTTTATCTTGTCCTTCCTCTCTGACATAGCCAGG GGCATGCACTATCTACATAGGTCTTCTATTGGGTCCCATGGCAATCTCAAATCTACCAACTGTCTCGTCGATAGTCGCTGGGTTGTTAAGATAACAGATCTAGGACTAGTCTGCCAAGGCGGCAAG ATTATCGatacatacatatttttttAAGGCCTGTTGTGGACAGCCCCGGAGTTGCTGCGAATGCACAGAGCTAAAGCTAAAGGCACCCAAGAAGGGGATATATATAGCTTTGCTATTATAGTTCAAGAAATTATTACTAGGAACAAGCCATTTCACAACAATGTTGGATATAATGGAAACAGCTACAAAG ATATAATAGAGATGGTTGAGGCTGGAGCCAGCAACGGTCACATATGCAGACCTTTGGTTTTTAAGGATGCAAAGGATGCCTACCCTAACT GTCCTGTCTGGCCAAACAAATACTCCAAGCTGGAGGAGCTAATGAGAACTTGCTGGGATGAGGATGCTGATGTTAGACTCAGTTTTATAGTCATAAAACggaaactaaaaataatcaatgacggAAG AAAAACCATGCTTGTGGATCATATGATAAAGCTAATGGAGAAATACACAGATAATCTAGAAGAGCTTGTTGTTGAGCGGACTGATGAGCTCGAGCAGGAAAAGTTGAAAACGGAGACCCTTTTAAATAGCATGTTGCCGAG GCAAGTGGCCAACAAACTTAAAATTGGCCTTTCCGTTCCACCAGAAAGCTTTGATGCGGTCTCCATATTTTTCTCAGACATTGTTGGTTTTACAACTATAGCTTCAAATAGCCAGCCACTTCAG ATAGTGGCCATGTTGAACAAGCTCTACACACTCTTTGATGAGATTATAGGCTCTTATGAAGTGTATAAG GTGGAGACAATTGGTGATGCCTATATGGTGTGCAGCGGGCTCCCTGACAGGATCGACTATCATGCTACCGAGATAGCTTGCATGGCCCTTGACTTCCTTGAAGCTGTAAATGGATTTGTTATTGATCATTTGCCAGAGACCCAACTCAAACTGAGAGTTG GTTTGCACACTGGCCCCTGTGTTGCTGGAGTTGTTGGTACAGCAATGCCGAGATATTGTCTCTTTGGTGACACGGTTAACATGGCAAGTCGCATGGAGTCGACGAGTGAAG CGCTAAAAATACAGTGCAGTTCAGCTATGCACGCTGAGCTGCTGCGACAGGAGCAAAAGTTCACTATTCAGAAAAGAGGAGAGATTGATGTAAAAGGAAAAGGCAAGCAGGTGACCTATTGGCTTCTTGGCACAGTGGGTGGCCATAAGAGAAGGAAGGATCTACATATTCCAAATAG TGACAGCGCACCAAGCAGCAGCACCGTCGTACAGGTAGATGACATCGAGCCAGACGACTCTATATCGAATGCTCCACGTAGGGGCAGTGACATGTCTGGCTACACGGATGGTAACGCTTATGTCCTACTTGATCTGCCAGATATGACTAAAAATGGTTTGTTGCACCCTGAACCTAACCGTCCACACATGTCCGACAGTATCAGGAGTCTAGGGGATGTTACAGTCGACAGAAGGAGCAGTAATGGGTCTGCCAGACAG GATGTCTCGAGTGCATCCCCTAGCCTTGATATAGATTTCAACAGTAATGAGAAGGTTAAGAAATCTGAAAGAAAGGCACGAACAAGCTCAGAGACAGACCAAAAGCGTCATAAACCATCTCGTAAAAGCAGTTTTCAGCACGCTAAAACCGCACTCATGCAACGAACGGAGAGAATTCGGAAGAAGTCTATTGGAAAAGTACAGCCACTGCAAGATTCCCTAGTAGAGATGTCCATGCAGGATGATTCCACTGATG ATTACTATGTTAGTGGAAATGGCTCTGGGGTAGCGGCATTTCTGAAAACGGGAAGACCTTCGAGCCCTTCCAACAAAAGACATTCCATGGGAGTAATTCTAGATACATTTCCTCTTCCGCATACCGACCGAGCCAGATTTTCACCACAGAGTGATAGTGGAAAAAGAAGCAGAAACAAGAACCAGAATGGGAAGGTGAATGTTGCCTTTTCGTTGGAAGTGCCCGACATTAGGATTAAAGACTATGTTGAATCTGATGAAGAAAGCAGTATCTGA